The Leucobacter rhizosphaerae genome includes a region encoding these proteins:
- a CDS encoding ATP-dependent DNA helicase RecG: protein MTSASLGTRLDGVIGARTAKPLEKAFGVRTVGDLLWHLPRRYSRRGELTPLLGLPIGEQITVVAQVLDVRERTMQRRRGSILEVRITDGTGTLTLTFFNQNWRAHELVAGRRGIFAGKVSAYRSQLQLQHPDYELFEHRDEAPGGEQLDKAAALAWAETPVPIYPATAQLTSWNIQRAVELALDAVGPIEDPLPAEIRNAEEIIALDPAFELIHRPQTDADWKRARDSLRFREAFDLQLALLDRRRRSGLEASTPRPRGSSTGPLARFDAALPFALTGDQERAGATLADELAAPHPMHRLLQGEVGSGKTLVALRAMLQVAESGGQSALLAPTEVLAAQHFRSIVEALGPDLSAELAPVLVTGRMPVAERKRALLSLASGNASIAVGTHALLSEGVSFYDLGCIVVDEQHRFGVEQREALRRKGTQPHVLAMTATPIPRTVALTAFGDLEVTTIRELPPGRKGIETFVVPELEMPNRAARVWARAAEDLAAGRQLYVVCPAISSSEPDPELETEEASDAADSGGGARPLANVTDTVAELRARPEFAGVSIEALTGGMPSAEKDRVMRGFAAGDIRMLVATTVIEVGVNVPNASIMIVRDADRFGISQLHQLRGRVGRGEHAGLCLLMTTAEQGSLARERIEAIAATSDGFELAEIDLTLRREGDILGTAQSGGRSTLRLLRVAEHGELIAHAREVAGDLLDRDPELTTAPGLAAMITEAREAQLLDNLAKS from the coding sequence ATGACATCCGCGTCGCTCGGCACCCGCCTAGACGGAGTGATCGGCGCGCGCACCGCAAAACCTCTGGAGAAGGCCTTCGGTGTGCGCACCGTGGGCGATCTGCTGTGGCATCTTCCTCGGCGCTACTCGCGCCGGGGCGAACTGACCCCGCTCCTCGGCCTGCCCATCGGCGAGCAGATCACCGTGGTGGCGCAGGTGCTGGACGTGCGCGAGCGCACCATGCAGCGGCGGCGCGGCAGCATCCTCGAGGTCCGGATCACCGACGGTACCGGCACACTGACCCTGACGTTCTTCAACCAGAACTGGCGGGCGCACGAACTCGTCGCCGGTCGCCGGGGCATCTTCGCGGGCAAGGTCAGCGCCTACCGCAGTCAACTGCAGCTCCAGCACCCCGACTACGAGCTCTTCGAGCACCGGGACGAGGCACCGGGCGGGGAGCAGCTCGACAAGGCCGCCGCTCTCGCGTGGGCGGAGACCCCGGTGCCGATCTACCCGGCGACCGCGCAGCTCACGAGCTGGAACATCCAGCGCGCCGTCGAACTCGCGCTCGACGCGGTCGGCCCGATCGAGGATCCGCTGCCGGCCGAGATCCGGAATGCGGAGGAGATCATCGCCCTTGACCCCGCGTTCGAACTCATCCATCGCCCGCAGACCGACGCCGACTGGAAACGAGCGCGCGACAGCCTCCGCTTCCGCGAGGCGTTCGACCTGCAGCTCGCACTCCTCGACCGACGTCGCCGGAGCGGCCTCGAAGCCAGCACGCCGCGCCCTCGGGGCAGCAGCACCGGTCCACTGGCGCGGTTCGACGCGGCCCTGCCCTTTGCGCTCACCGGGGATCAGGAGCGCGCCGGCGCCACGCTCGCCGACGAGCTCGCCGCGCCCCACCCGATGCACCGTCTCCTGCAGGGCGAGGTCGGCTCGGGAAAGACGCTCGTCGCACTCCGGGCGATGCTGCAGGTCGCGGAGAGCGGCGGCCAGAGCGCGCTGCTCGCTCCCACCGAAGTGCTGGCGGCTCAGCACTTCCGCTCGATCGTCGAGGCCCTCGGGCCCGATCTGAGCGCGGAACTCGCACCCGTGCTGGTCACGGGCCGAATGCCCGTCGCGGAGCGGAAGAGGGCGCTGCTCTCGCTCGCATCGGGCAATGCGAGTATCGCGGTCGGCACCCACGCCCTGCTGAGCGAGGGAGTCAGCTTCTACGATCTGGGGTGCATCGTCGTCGACGAGCAGCACCGCTTCGGCGTCGAACAGCGCGAGGCGCTCCGTCGCAAGGGCACGCAACCGCACGTGCTCGCGATGACGGCGACGCCGATCCCGCGCACTGTGGCACTCACCGCCTTCGGCGACCTGGAGGTGACCACGATCCGAGAGCTGCCGCCCGGTCGCAAGGGGATCGAGACCTTCGTCGTCCCCGAGCTGGAGATGCCGAATCGGGCCGCCCGCGTGTGGGCGCGTGCGGCGGAAGACCTCGCCGCCGGACGGCAACTGTACGTCGTCTGCCCGGCGATCTCGTCGAGCGAGCCCGATCCCGAGCTCGAGACCGAAGAGGCGTCCGACGCAGCGGATTCGGGCGGCGGCGCCCGACCTCTCGCGAACGTCACCGACACCGTCGCCGAGCTGCGGGCTCGCCCGGAGTTCGCTGGGGTGAGTATCGAGGCGCTCACGGGCGGCATGCCATCGGCCGAGAAGGACCGGGTCATGCGCGGGTTCGCCGCGGGCGATATCCGCATGCTCGTCGCGACCACCGTGATCGAGGTCGGCGTGAACGTGCCGAACGCCTCCATCATGATCGTGCGCGACGCCGACCGATTCGGGATCTCCCAGCTGCATCAGCTCCGCGGCCGAGTGGGTCGAGGGGAGCACGCCGGGTTGTGCCTGCTCATGACCACCGCGGAGCAGGGCAGCCTCGCCCGCGAGCGCATCGAGGCGATCGCCGCGACCTCCGACGGCTTCGAGCTGGCGGAGATCGATCTCACCCTGCGGCGCGAGGGCGACATTCTCGGAACCGCGCAGTCGGGCGGCCGCTCCACGCTCCGGCTCTTGCGGGTGGCGGAGCACGGCGAGCTCATCGCGCATGCCCGTGAGGTCGCCGGTGACCTGCTCGATCGGGATCCCGAGTTGACGACGGCTCCGGGGCTCGCCGCCATGATCACGGAGGCCCGCGAGGCCCAGCTCCTCGACAACCTCGCGAAGTCCTAG
- a CDS encoding ABC transporter ATP-binding protein: MIEARGLTKVYGNKTAVREVSFSIAPGQVTGFLGPNGAGKSTCMRLMVGLDRPSAGTVTVQGQRYADLSAPMAEVGALLDAKGVHPGRSARSHLRALAATHGISDRRVHEVLEQTGLSAVANRRVGGFSLGMGQRLGIASALLGDPRVLILDEPINGLDPDGVLWVRKLLRHLASEGRTVLLSSHLMSEMAQTADHVIVLGRGEVVADAPIQEFISGGQHDRVTVRTPDAARFASLLLSTEDPAIRLEPLAEEGFEAHGITAAELGRLAAEHGFVLHELSPIRTSLEDAYLALTRDHVEYVAA, encoded by the coding sequence ATGATCGAGGCACGCGGACTGACCAAGGTCTACGGCAACAAGACGGCCGTGCGCGAGGTGAGCTTCTCCATCGCGCCGGGCCAGGTGACCGGGTTCCTCGGCCCGAACGGGGCGGGCAAATCGACGTGCATGCGGCTCATGGTGGGGCTCGACCGCCCGTCGGCCGGCACGGTGACCGTGCAGGGTCAGCGGTACGCGGACCTGTCGGCGCCGATGGCCGAAGTGGGCGCCCTGCTCGACGCGAAGGGTGTGCATCCCGGGCGCAGCGCACGGAGCCACCTGCGAGCCCTCGCGGCGACGCACGGCATCTCCGACCGGCGCGTGCACGAGGTGCTCGAGCAGACCGGGCTCTCCGCCGTCGCGAACCGCCGGGTCGGCGGGTTCTCGCTCGGTATGGGGCAGCGGCTCGGCATCGCCTCCGCGCTGCTCGGGGACCCGAGGGTGCTGATCCTCGACGAGCCGATCAACGGGCTCGATCCCGACGGGGTGCTGTGGGTGCGGAAGCTCCTCCGGCACCTGGCGAGCGAGGGTCGCACGGTGCTGCTCTCGAGCCACCTGATGAGCGAGATGGCGCAGACCGCCGATCACGTCATCGTGCTCGGTCGTGGCGAGGTCGTCGCCGATGCGCCGATCCAGGAGTTCATCTCGGGCGGGCAGCACGACCGGGTGACGGTGCGCACGCCCGACGCCGCCCGGTTCGCCTCCCTGCTGCTCTCGACCGAGGATCCCGCGATCCGGCTCGAACCCCTCGCGGAGGAGGGCTTCGAGGCGCACGGGATCACAGCCGCGGAGCTCGGTCGCCTCGCCGCCGAGCACGGATTCGTGCTCCACGAGCTCAGCCCGATCCGCACGAGTCTCGAGGACGCCTACCTCGCCCTCACCCGCGACCACGTCGAATACGTCGCCGCCTAG